Within the Gossypium raimondii isolate GPD5lz chromosome 12, ASM2569854v1, whole genome shotgun sequence genome, the region ACAACCTCTCGTTCTGAAGATCATACTTCAATGCAGGAAGTTCTCCCCGCAAAATATCTGGTCTTCCAGAGAAATCTTTCTCATCCCCCATGGGAGGTGTGCTCTCATCCTGTCCTAGCCTTTCAATCCATTGGGAGGTCAAACTGGTCATTAGACTCGCTTTACAACTTATACTCCTAGTTAATTTCAAGCTTCTACAGCTAGATATTTCTTCTTTTAGCTGCCATAAACATGATTTTTCAGGAGATGGAAAAGCAATATCTGGGTGGTTGTTACTGCTTTTCAAGTGGAGTGACACGGATTCTCGCTTTGATCTATCTTCATTGCCAACATCCATCAATCCGGAAATAGCTGTGTTTTCTCTTGGAGATGACCTATTATAGTTTTGGTAGTTCTTTGGGCTAGATTCTGACAAATTTGAGTCTGAATATCTATTCATACTTGACCTTCCTGAGTCAATGCATCGAACTTCCTTGCAAAGTGCCTCTGAATTTTCATCAACAAGTTCATCATTCTCCTCCTGGGGCATATTACTTCCAACAAAATCAGGAATTTTAGGTGACAGCTGCGGGGAGGAACTGGGATGTggtatattcaatttaatgtcAGAAAGCTGGAGGAAGCTCTCTCCAGAACTGCAGCTTTGTCTATCTGAAGGGGTGAAGGATCTAGCACCAACAGCCATGACAGGTGTACCAATGGTTGAATGTTCAAAGTCCCACGAATTTTGCAGTCTCAGTTTAGGGTAATGAGGATCTGGACCTGCCTGATGGAGGACATGTAGAACTAGAAGTTAAACTTTGTATGTAGAAGTGAACTTAAAAGAAGCATCAAATGCTATAGTAATTCACACAAACCCATATTTTCACTGGTTTTTCATCTTCAGGACTTTCATTAGTTACCGCTTGTCGCAGATTCTCAACCTCAGACCTAGCAAGTTCTCTTTGCTGTTTCAGTGTGGCCACCTCTTTCTTTAGCTGCATGAAGCATGCAGGAAAAGTcaataattcattattttatctatattcTTGAAATAaggatgaatttgaaattttggcaGCTAAAAACTATTTTGTAAGAAATATCCACCAGCCAGGCTTCTAAAACTATTCAATGAGTGATGCAAGAGAGTGAGGAGCAATGCAACTCGAACCTTTTCAATCTCGAGGTCTTTCTCTCTTAGCAATACAGCAGAATCAGAGGAAATCGAAGTTGTTCTTGCACTTCTTAGCTCGTTCTCTAGTCTAGCCAATTCTCTTTGCAGTTGTTTCACTAATGCTTTATCCGACATGACCACATTGACTTGTGCATTGGTAGTCACTTCTTTAGCACAACTTGCAAATAAGAGGGTGTTTCTCGATTGTTCAACATGACTTCTTGCTGGACTCATGGTGCAAATGATAGCAGTTCTAGCATTGCCTCCTAAGGAAGACTGAAGTATACGGGTCAGCTTTGAATCTCTGAACGGAATATGCCCATTTCTTCCCTTGCTGCAGTCAAATATAAGTTTATAAGACGATATGGTAATGATTACTTGgttcaatatataatataaacaaaattttgataagcTAACCTCAGCTTACGGATAACAGTTCCAAGCGTTAATAAACTGCGATTTATATGGCAACCTTCTTTCAGCCTAGCACCAGCTGATAATGTCTGAGATGCACGCTCACTTCCTGCAAGATCAACAAAATTCTAGACAATAAAAGAATGAGAACAGTTTCTTTCCCAATATCTGTTGTTACAACAAATCCTTGACTGAAAAGTATATATTGTTCATACCACAGTGGCTGCAAGGGTACTTGATTTTCCATTGCCTAAAAATTCTCGTGCAGAGCTTTCTATCATCTGATGAGTGACATAACCACATGAATAAagattaataactaaaatagaaTATAACCATTGTCGAGTgaacaatatcttaaagtttCGCAATGAAACAGAAAACATTACCACTCTCAAAATTTGATGGGATCTAGAGCTTGTCTCGTTCAAAGAAGTCTCGCCTATCTGTCTTTGAGCTGCCGATATGCACCAAGACATGCTTAAAAATACAGTCATGAGCGAGTTAAAGGGAGACTGGTTGAGACAATTTGTTACCTTCACACACAGATAGAAGCTGTTTAAAATGATTCCAGTCCTGCAGTGTTTCTTCGGTGAGTTTCTCAACAACGGTCCCCCTCTATCAAATTAGCTCTGTTAGTGAGATAGTCCATAAGATAACTAGTTCCTTATAAACAAATGACTGAACTCACTTCTGGATCATCTAGAAGCCTAAGGGGAGTGCTGTCTGCACTAAGGAGGTCTCGGACAGATTCATTATAAATCTCCATGGCTGAGAACTTCAGGATAAACTCTCTTTCCTTGTGCTACAGAAAAAGTATAGTTtgtttttagtcaaaaggagacacacaaaagaaaagaaaaactagaaGTGAGCAACAAAACTGTTGCATCTTCATTACCCTTTGTATGTAGTCATATATATCTGTCATGGCATACTCGGTAATTCCAATCATCGTATATGTCTTTCCGCTGCTTGTTTGTCCATAGGCAAAAACACTCGCTGAAAAATAGTTAAATGTTAAAGAATTGAGAGGGGAGATCAGGAAGGTATGGGGAGTCTAAAAGAGATGCACTCACAGTTTATACCGCTGACAACTGAAATAGCAACTGCCTTTGCTCCTGCTTCATACACTTGCTGGTTGGGGCAATCAGGGCTAAAAACTCGGTCTAAAATCGGCAGACGACCcatgaaatgaaaagaatatCACTATTAGAAAATGCTGATGTCAACTCCATACATGATAAAAATGCCAATAAATGATAGACTGCGGAATGCAATCAAACATACAATAACTGAAATCTGAACTCTTACCAAAAGTATAGGCAGTTGGGTACATTGATCTCTCGGAAACCGAAAGGCTGTTCCGGTATATGATTGTGTTATCATTGATGCATTCCCAGTCTGATACATCGTGCCTAGCTATTTCCTTGTAATTGAGAGGGCGTAAACGAACCGAAACGAAAATTCTCTCCTCGCAGCCTGCTGACTCTTGCATTTGCTCTTCTCCACCATCCATCCCCATCTCTCAACTTCCCTCACCAAAATTGAAATTGCTACAAATAATACCATTAAAACATCAACAACGCTTGCTTCTTTACTTTAGCTCTCTATCACTAATTCAAACGGTTTGACAATGAAGCTTCTGCTGGTATAAGGACCACCCAACATCATTGTCCGAAATCAACAAACTAATCATGGGTTAGTGCTAAATTAACCCaacatttgtttttcttcagtAGCTTGTCTCAACCCAGAAACCACACCGCCCCATGTCAATGTAAACACAAATTATTGGTGAAAAGAAATTGTGCCCTTTATCACCGGCTACAATAATTCTTTAAGTCAACAACCATCCGGCCAGACTACTTaattagagtttttaattaatacaagACTTTGGACTGTTCTAAGACACAAGACTTTGGATTGTTCCAAGATGGTCTCTAATTACAGACTGTCAAAGTCAGATTCTCACACTATTTAAAAACAGAGtcttttgaatttaataaaaaaaagaaattaaaattaaaatagtttgagAAATGAGAAGTTTTTACCTTGGGATTGAAGGGTGTTTCAAGGAATGTTTTGATATTTCCCTCAAATTCCAAATGCAGAGctaaagaaacaaaattgaatatccTTTCTGCACAAGTTCAACTCTTTTTCTTACTTCAAACTTCAAACAGCTTTCACACCAGGCTGCATTTGCatgcaaacaaaagaaaaaggaaatttctatgacagaaatgtttaaaaaataaagcaaacaGAGAGTGAAAGAGAAGGAAATTCATGATGTTTAATTCTCTTAAGAGGGAAGTTGGGGTTTTTAATGCAAAAAAGTTAGTGAGATATTGATGTGGTTATGGCGTCTGCTTCTTTGTTTGATTGTTAGTTGATTTTGGAAGCCGCTCTTAAagtgaaaacataattaatctttgaattaaaaccaaatgaaaaatGCTTTTTCATAACAGAAGAAGGTGATGAGTATACAGTTTTGGCCATTAAAGCAAAATTAAAGCTGTACCTAATTTGCTTAGCAACCAAGCCTTGTTTCTCattggattaaattattgctCAAGAGTTCCAGATAAAACTAGTCTTtctaaaccaaaaagaaaaaagttattataaaaTGAATCTAAATTAGATTCCCATCTTTGAGTAAGTGCTAAAGTATATGATTCACGAAGGTTGATGGGTTCAAATTTGGTACTTAGCCTGCGCATGGCAgggttttatttttcctttttatgttCTTTCTACATTAAACACTTTTCCATAAAAATGGCAGTAAAAACACAAAGCATCATGTTTTAGTCATCTCTACCAGTTTGAGATTTAAGTGTTGGAGAATTATAGATAAAAGCAggtattatatttaatttatataggaAAAGTCTTCACTTATTTGCTGACTTTTAGTCTAATGTTTTTATTGTCATTGGGATTTTTCCTCCATGCAAAACACAGAGGCAAACAAAAGCTGCTAAAGACAGAAAGCATGCAGGGGGACCCCTTTGACCGAAACTCAAAGATTAATAATTGCAGCAACCCCAACCCATGTGGTGAGAAAAGCCATTGCTTAGCATATTCCACTCCTCCAAAGATGAATGGAGGCCCATGCATATGCTTGTGTTTCTGAAATAATTTGTTGGCAAAGAACCTTAAAGTTGGTATACCAAATGTCATTATTATATAGTTTGTAAGATTTGTGttcttaaaaaattagattacaTGCATGTGCTCTTCCCATTTTTATTCCTCAACACAATGCCTTATCTCTCTCTAAGAAAGaaagttgaaaataatttcttttctggGTACAATTACAAGAATAGAGCATTCATTTATTTCTTCGTTTTGCTTTTGTAGCACATGGTTtcaatattattgaattatgtgTATGgatatatgttttcttttcatattatcCTATTCCTTGAAATGCAAATAAACCCAACCAACATTTTTTCAAACATATGGATCAGAATGTTGTATAAAAGGCTTTGGTTCgtttaaatgaaataaagttgGAATTAAATAGATATTGGATTGGAATTGAAAAGAGATGcaataaatgattttgataatGCACTTTAACGCACTCAAATTCATATTCTTTATGTACTTTTAGGTAGCACTTCTGCACTCTAATAGGACTCGGAAGCCGACCAGAAATGGTTAAAACTTGCTTGTAATTATGTAACCTAACCAATTAATGATAAACAGCCGTATGTTTGTGaagattaaataaagaaatgacTAGTTGttagatatttaaattaatctGATTTAGCTTCCCactaatattttcaaaagtccTTTCAAATGTTGATGACAAGATGGTGATTGTTTGCTAGTTTATCAAAATAACATTCATATTCGATTATTAGCATCATCTTTTGCTTTGAAAACACTGTAACAACCATATAAGTTTGGCAACAATTCTTTCTTAGTAATTGGGTTACCATTGTCATTATTTTATCACGAAAACCAAAGAATAAAGATGGCCATGAAGTATCGTTCAAGTCTTGCATTgcatctaaattttaaaatggggTCTTCAACCTCTATAATATTGTGATTCAATCCATTGTTTCGGATCTGTcttgatttgtttttgtttttgttttttagctTCTTGTTGCTTgtatttccttttgtttttttggcaTATCGgtcaaagaaaaatatcacCTTAAATAGAAGATGTAGAGGTACTCAATCATGTGGGGTTCATTGGCTACAAAGATTGGTACATATCAGTCTGTTTTGGTTTCAATATCTGGTGCATAACATATGAAGTGAGCCCCCAAGCCCTAGCCTGGCAAATGGCAATGGTGCCTGAATTTGGAGGgcatttcaaataaggtttttGTGGTGCGCGTTAAACCCTTGACTACTTCACTACATGACATCTCTCCTTCATTTTATAGTTTCTTATGTGGTCCTTCGCACATTTCTTTTGAAAGTAACATCTTTTAAATATGCCAACTGAATCTTAGTTTGATTGGT harbors:
- the LOC105763230 gene encoding kinesin-like protein KIN-7H yields the protein MGMDGGEEQMQESAGCEERIFVSVRLRPLNYKEIARHDVSDWECINDNTIIYRNSLSVSERSMYPTAYTFDRVFSPDCPNQQVYEAGAKAVAISVVSGINSSVFAYGQTSSGKTYTMIGITEYAMTDIYDYIQRHKEREFILKFSAMEIYNESVRDLLSADSTPLRLLDDPERGTVVEKLTEETLQDWNHFKQLLSVCEAQRQIGETSLNETSSRSHQILRVMIESSAREFLGNGKSSTLAATVNFVDLAGSERASQTLSAGARLKEGCHINRSLLTLGTVIRKLSKGRNGHIPFRDSKLTRILQSSLGGNARTAIICTMSPARSHVEQSRNTLLFASCAKEVTTNAQVNVVMSDKALVKQLQRELARLENELRSARTTSISSDSAVLLREKDLEIEKLKKEVATLKQQRELARSEVENLRQAVTNESPEDEKPVKIWAGPDPHYPKLRLQNSWDFEHSTIGTPVMAVGARSFTPSDRQSCSSGESFLQLSDIKLNIPHPSSSPQLSPKIPDFVGSNMPQEENDELVDENSEALCKEVRCIDSGRSSMNRYSDSNLSESSPKNYQNYNRSSPRENTAISGLMDVGNEDRSKRESVSLHLKSSNNHPDIAFPSPEKSCLWQLKEEISSCRSLKLTRSISCKASLMTSLTSQWIERLGQDESTPPMGDEKDFSGRPDILRGELPALKYDLQNERLSRNGSQSSSTSATEYELNAPIAKNKSQSSSIEHMAPVVPTPEDQNNAVFSTSMGGTEKMCDPKYEKQLSDHAVQVTEPILHGKDVKDVGLDPIPDNHESPSEWPSEFKRLQREIIELWHACNVSLVHRTYFFLLFKGDPKDYIYMEVEYRRLSFLKSLFSHGNQMEVANEQVENPASSAKALRRERHMLIQQMSKRLSNEERENLFIKWGIGLNTKHRRLQLAYCFWTDCKDMDHIAESAAIVAKLVGFVDPEKTFKEMFGLNFTSGQQSNKRNHSLKRIVLSFL